In Gossypium hirsutum isolate 1008001.06 chromosome D06, Gossypium_hirsutum_v2.1, whole genome shotgun sequence, one genomic interval encodes:
- the LOC107901923 gene encoding thiamine thiazole synthase 2, chloroplastic, whose amino-acid sequence MAAMATALTSLSSSPKPSFLDHNKSSFSGTPIPSRFTPIKSSSHNSNISMSLTPPYDLQSFEFQPIKESYVSREMTRRYMMDMITYADTDVIIVGAGSAGLSCAYEISKNPNIRVAIIEQSVSPGGGAWLGGQLFSAMVVRKPAHRFLDELGIQYDEQEDYVVIKHAALFTSTIMSKLLARPNVKLFNAVAAEDLIVKGNRVAGVVTNWALVSMNHDTQSCMDPNVMESKVVVSSCGHDGPFGATGVKRLKSIGMIDSVPGMKALDMNTAEDAIVRLTREIVPGMIVTGMEVAEIDGAPRMGPTFGAMMISGQKAAHLALKALGQPNAVDGTFSEAERVQPEFVLAAAETEETVDA is encoded by the exons ATGGCAGCCATGGCAACAGCTCTCACCTCACTGTCTTCAAGCCCCAAACCATCTTTCCTAGACCACAACAAGTCATCCTTCAGCGGCACTCCAATTCCTTCTCGCTTCACTCCCATCAAGTCCTCCTCACACAACTCAAACATTTCCATGTCCTTAACCCCTCCTTATGACTTACAATCCTTTGAATTCCAACCCATCAAAGAATCCTATGTTTCTCGTGAAATGACACGCCGTTACATGATGGACATGATTACCTATGCTGACACTGATGTTATCATCGTCGGCGCCGGTTCCGCTGGCCTCTCTTGTGCTTACGAGATTAGCAAAAACCCCAACATCCGTGTTGCCATAATCGAACAATCTGTTAGCCCTGGTGGAGGTGCATGGCTTGGTGGCCAACTATTTTCAGCCATGGTTGTTCGCAAACCAGCTCACAGGTTCCTCGACGAGCTCGGCATCCAATATGACGAACAAGAAGACTACGTTGTCATCAAGCATGCAGCTTTGTTCACATCAACAATCATGAGCAAGCTTTTAGCAAGGCCTAACGTGAAGTTGTTCAATGCTGTGGCTGCTGAGGATCTGATAGTCAAAGGAAACAGGGTTGCCGGTGTGGTAACGAACTGGGCTTTGGTGTCAATGAACCACGACACACAATCCTGCATGGACCCGAACGTGATGGAGTCTAAGGTTGTGGTCAGTTCTTGTGGACATGATGGACCTTTTGGAGCCACTGGGGTCAAGAGATTGAAGAGCATTGGGATGATTGACAGCGTCCCTGGAATGAAGGCACTGGATATGAACACGGCAGAGGATGCAATCGTTAGGCTTACAAGGGAAATTGTGCCTGGCATGATTGTAACAGGAATGGAAGTTGCAGAGATTGATGGTGCCCCAAGAATG GGTCCAACATTTGGAGCAATGATGATATCAGGGCAGAAAGCAGCACACTTAGCCTTGAAGGCATTGGGGCAGCCCAACGCCGTAGATGGGACCTTCAGCGAAGCTGAAAGGGTACAGCCTGAGTTTGTTCTAGCTGCTGCTGAAACAGAGGAGACTGTGGATGCttga
- the LOC107901922 gene encoding cysteine-rich receptor-like protein kinase 10: protein MEHSTNFRQNLHLLLLCYFLFGRNDLALADPPYSVCSNNTYNNSLNTSFQTSLQNLLGSLASKASVSRYYNISYGNETDKVYGQFMCLDYVSYDDCHGCILGATQAIMNLCPNKTEAVVWEEVCQLRYSNVSFLGQLNVKDNIGKDNVINISEPVKFQALVENKLRNLTKQAAFNSSANKYATGDEPYTIDDTLYALVQCTLDLSPDECNKCLEAAIKDVASQCYGSRGARLLSRSCYLRYELYAFYEGANETSASPKTQPTTRSGGSGRKIWVIIVLTIGSAFLVVVLMASFVYCGAMKKGTRKGKDEILRNHVQLHNSGDSENPDFQDFEGLDELKANDSYIDLVTIHSATNNFSDSNMLGQGGFGPVYKGVLPDGKQVAVKRLSRFSEQGALEFTNEVLLILKLQHKNLVRLLGFCVDQQEQLLVYEFMPNSSLDVVLFDPKKRAQLNWSKRLNIINGIARGILYLHEDSRLRIIHRDLKASNVLLDFDMNPKISDFGMARIFAGADSEANTARIVGTYGYMAPEYAMEGLYSIKSDVFSFGVLLLEIITGRRNAGFNQKKHAQTLVAYAWHLWKEGNALELMDPLLTDGLMDEFLRFIHIGLLCVQEDAFDRPTMSSVVVMLKGETVTLSQPQQPAFSMGRFTEHHQTFTRSCSTNGLSISSVAPR from the exons TCAGACAAAACCTTCATTTGCTTTTGCTTTGTTATTTTCTGTTCGGTCGTAATGATCTTGCTCTTGCTGATCCTCCCTATTCGGTTTGTTCAAACAATACCTATAATAATTCATTGAATACTTCATTTCAAACTAGTCTGCAAAATCTCCTCGGTTCACTGGCCTCAAAAGCTTCAGTCTCCAGATACTACAATATCTCTTATGGAAATGAAACCGATAAAGTTTACGGCCAGTTCATGTGCCTCGACTATGTTTCATACGACGATTGCCATGGCTGCATCTTAGGGGCAACACAGGCTATAATGAATCTTTGTCCCAACAAAACAGAAGCAGTCGTTTGGGAGGAAGTTTGTCAATTGCGTTACTCAAATGTTAGCTTCCTCGGTCAATTGAATGTCAAAGACAACATCGGCAAAGATAACGTAATTAATATCTCAGAACCAGTAAAATTTCAAGCTCTTGTGGAGAACAAGCTGCGAAATCTTACCAAACAGGCAGCCTTTAACTCTTCGGCAAATAAGTATGCTACTGGTGATGAACCGTATACGATAGATGACACTTTGTATGCTCTGGTGCAGTGTACCTTAGACTTATCCCCTGATGAATGTAACAAATGCCTTGAAGCTGCCATAAAAGATGTTGCATCCCAGTGCTATGGTTCTCGTGGAGCAAGGTTACTTAGTCGCAGTTGCTATCTTAGGTATGAGTTATATGCCTTTTATGAAGGTGCCAATGAAACCTCTGCTTCCCCGAAAACTCAACCCACAACAAGAAGTGGTGGAAGTGGAAGGAAAATATGGGTGATTATAGTTCTTACAATTGGATCAGCATTTTTGGTGGTAGTGCTAATGGCTTCCTTCGTATACTGTGGTGCAATGAAGAAAGGAACTCGAAAAG GGAAGGACGAAATCCTGAGAAATCATGTTCAACTACACAATAGTGGGGACTCTGAGAACCCAGATTTCCAGGATTTTGAAGGCTTAGATGAGTTAAAAGCAAATGATTCTTATATTGATTTGGTAACCATACACTCAGCTACTAATAACTTCTCTGATTCAAACATGCTGGGACAAGGTGGTTTTGGACCTGTTTACAAG GGGGTACTTCCTGATGGAAAGCAAGTGGCTGTCAAACGGCTTTCAAGGTTCTCTGAGCAAGGTGCCTTGGAGTTCACAAATGAAGTCCTACTGATATTGAAACTTCAACATAAAAACCTTGTCAGGCTTCTGGGCTTCTGTGTGGATCAGCAAGAACAGTTGCTTGTTTATGAATTTATGCCCAACAGCAGCCTTGATGTTGTCCTCTTTG ATCCAAAGAAACGTGCACAACTCAATTGGAGCAAACGTTTAAACATTATTAATGGAATTGCAAGGGGAATTCTTTATCTACACGAGGATTCACGACTTAGGATCATACATAGGGACCTGAAGGCTAGTAACGTGTTGCTAGATTTTGACATGAACCCGAAAATCTCAGATTTTGGAATGGCAAGAATCTTTGCTGGAGCGGACAGTGAAGCTAATACAGCACGTATAGTCGGAACATA TGGATATATGGCTCCGGAGTACGCCATGGAGGGATTGTATTCAATCAAGTCCGATGTTTTCAGCTTTGGAGTACTCTTGCTTGAGATAATTACAGGCAGAAGGAATGCAGGGTTCAATCAAAAGAAACATGCCCAAACCCTTGTTGCATAT GCATGGCATCTATGGAAAGAAGGGAATGCTCTGGAATTGATGGATCCATTACTAACTGATGGATTGATGGACGAATTTTTAAGATTCATTCATATCGGACTGTTGTGTGTCCAAGAAGATGCATTTGACAGGCCTACCATGTCATCTGTTGTGGTAATGTTAAAAGGTGAAACTGTGACACTAAGCCAACCACAACAACCTGCCTTCTCCATGGGAAGATTTACTGAGCACCATCAAACATTCACTAGAAGTTGCTCCACCAATGGTTTATCAATTTCAAGTGTTGCACCTAGATGA